From a single Azospirillaceae bacterium genomic region:
- a CDS encoding glycosyltransferase — MRVVIDLQVCQGRGLQCDASLSVLAFASALVRQQAAHEVIIALNGSAVETVDAIRARFPALPPQCVKVWSAPTPGHPAAPLLREAYMAALEPDWVLQPLLLDADDAIIGRNQFYGLPTVHLLLGPASSPGWHDRLDDARCADLILTPSPQAGAQAVDRLGFEPERVITLPEWAGFDDGQAMDEAAWDRVARYAWSGLAQFHQGRPPLSMPQDRGGRPRLAYVVPQPVHQDGVPGPVADLVPELARWYEVDVVVKAPEMVGDRLDRAHCGLVSIDQFWRSAPSYDRVVYNFANVDACDPLFDLLRDIPGVVVLRDFSLAGAQEYSERQGRRPHCRTRALMRAHGYKAVAERDQAVPSYPANLPVLQDALGIIASDHHTLGLADDWYGEGTSRDWAVVAPPHAPEKPPRRNSARDALGMDPDALIVCAFDVPGGTTLSPLLLDAWLESPISKADNAYLVFAGPLAPERSAHLRRRLRRDPRGPRVLVCGHITSDDYRTWLAAADVAVQLQETASGDGIDAILDCLGFGLATVVNAIGGVAELDDGAVRMLPADVGPAQLAEVLTALSVDAAGRVALGSAAMRFVRDRYHPRHCAKQYAHVVEQIYARLHRGGHGVPGKLSGLRLTGDELADAARAFNRNHPPTPRPRQLLVDVSELVRHDAGAGIQRVARAVLSEWLRDPPAGYVVEPVYATADKPGFRYARRYTAASLDISGAWMEDDAVEAWDGDVFVAVDLQPVVIPAQAPTLHDWRNRGVRVAFVVHDVLPLLLPHRFPPETYGAFLNWLTTVAQFDALIGVSKTVAADILNWLETVNPERSRPVAVGWYHNGADIARSWPSQGLPAQAQAVLEQLRAHPSFLMVGTLEPRKGHAQTLAAFEQLWRKGLEANLVIVGKQGWMNEDVVNRLRHHPLANSRLFFLEKISDEYLEQVYEASACLIAASEGEGFGLPLIEAAHHRLPILARDLAVFREVAGGHASYFPDDPDPATIAAAVRRWLEAYGQGRHVRADDLSHQTWQESARQLWDAIRDRSRSVDWSMRSRDDHVFWGSDRRLNTSCGSRHGRDIVTTNTRGFLFFGPYLPLRPGTYRLTVRGHAGHMTGEEFLDISGKAGSRTLVRYDVGDLLPLADPMEIGGLVTVDEPIADFEIRFFVVEETVCTVSEIRMEWLADSPSGS, encoded by the coding sequence GTGCGGGTCGTTATTGATTTGCAGGTCTGCCAAGGGCGGGGCCTCCAGTGCGATGCCAGCCTTTCCGTATTGGCTTTTGCCTCGGCATTGGTTCGCCAGCAGGCGGCGCATGAGGTCATCATCGCCCTGAACGGTAGCGCGGTGGAAACCGTCGATGCGATCCGGGCCCGATTCCCGGCCTTGCCGCCACAGTGCGTCAAGGTTTGGAGCGCGCCGACCCCCGGCCATCCGGCGGCACCGTTGCTGCGTGAAGCCTATATGGCGGCGCTGGAACCGGATTGGGTGTTGCAGCCGCTGTTGCTGGATGCGGATGATGCCATCATCGGCCGCAATCAATTTTACGGCCTGCCGACGGTGCACCTGCTGCTGGGCCCGGCCTCATCCCCGGGCTGGCATGACCGCCTGGATGATGCGCGATGCGCCGACCTCATTCTGACGCCGTCGCCACAGGCGGGTGCACAGGCGGTCGACCGCTTGGGTTTCGAGCCCGAGCGGGTGATCACCCTGCCGGAATGGGCCGGTTTTGACGATGGTCAGGCCATGGACGAGGCCGCGTGGGACCGCGTGGCCCGATACGCCTGGTCGGGCTTGGCGCAATTCCACCAAGGCCGTCCCCCGCTGTCGATGCCGCAGGATCGGGGCGGGCGCCCCCGCTTGGCTTATGTCGTGCCCCAGCCCGTCCATCAGGACGGCGTTCCAGGCCCGGTCGCCGACCTGGTTCCGGAACTGGCCCGCTGGTATGAGGTCGACGTCGTCGTCAAGGCGCCGGAAATGGTGGGTGACCGCCTGGACCGCGCACACTGCGGCCTGGTCTCGATCGATCAGTTCTGGCGGTCGGCGCCTTCTTATGACCGGGTCGTCTACAACTTCGCGAACGTCGACGCCTGCGACCCGTTATTCGATCTGCTGCGGGACATTCCGGGCGTCGTCGTCCTGCGTGACTTTTCCCTTGCCGGGGCCCAGGAATATAGTGAGCGCCAGGGCCGGCGTCCCCATTGCCGCACCCGGGCGCTGATGCGGGCGCATGGTTACAAGGCCGTGGCTGAACGCGACCAAGCCGTCCCGTCCTATCCCGCGAACCTTCCCGTGCTGCAGGACGCATTGGGCATCATCGCGTCCGACCACCATACCCTTGGCCTGGCGGATGATTGGTACGGTGAGGGCACAAGCCGGGATTGGGCGGTGGTGGCACCCCCTCACGCGCCGGAAAAACCGCCCCGCCGGAATTCGGCGCGCGACGCGCTTGGGATGGATCCCGATGCGCTGATCGTCTGTGCCTTTGATGTGCCGGGCGGCACGACGCTCAGTCCCCTGCTGCTGGACGCCTGGTTGGAATCGCCGATCTCAAAGGCCGATAACGCCTATCTCGTGTTCGCGGGGCCATTGGCACCGGAAAGGTCGGCGCACCTCCGGCGGCGGCTGCGGCGGGATCCCCGTGGGCCGCGTGTTCTGGTCTGCGGCCACATCACGTCGGATGACTATAGAACGTGGTTGGCGGCTGCGGATGTCGCCGTGCAATTGCAGGAAACCGCGTCCGGCGACGGCATTGACGCGATCCTGGACTGCCTGGGCTTCGGTCTGGCAACGGTGGTGAACGCCATCGGCGGCGTGGCGGAACTGGACGATGGGGCCGTCCGCATGCTGCCGGCGGATGTCGGGCCGGCCCAACTGGCCGAGGTACTGACCGCCCTGTCCGTCGACGCGGCGGGCCGCGTAGCCTTGGGATCGGCCGCGATGCGGTTTGTCCGGGATCGGTACCATCCGCGGCACTGCGCCAAGCAATATGCGCACGTTGTGGAGCAAATCTATGCGCGGCTGCATCGTGGTGGCCATGGAGTGCCGGGGAAACTGTCGGGCCTGCGCCTGACGGGGGACGAGTTGGCGGACGCGGCGCGCGCGTTCAACCGGAATCATCCCCCCACGCCCCGCCCCCGGCAATTGCTGGTCGATGTCTCGGAACTGGTGCGCCATGACGCCGGCGCCGGTATCCAGCGGGTCGCCCGGGCGGTCTTGAGCGAATGGTTGCGTGACCCGCCGGCCGGTTACGTGGTGGAGCCTGTCTATGCCACAGCCGACAAGCCGGGCTTTCGTTATGCGCGCCGGTACACCGCCGCTTCTCTCGATATTTCCGGCGCGTGGATGGAGGATGACGCCGTCGAAGCATGGGATGGCGACGTGTTCGTGGCGGTGGACCTGCAACCGGTCGTCATTCCGGCCCAGGCGCCGACCTTGCACGACTGGCGAAACCGCGGCGTCAGGGTCGCTTTCGTCGTCCATGACGTGTTGCCGCTGCTGCTGCCGCATCGTTTTCCGCCGGAAACCTATGGCGCGTTCCTGAATTGGCTGACGACCGTCGCGCAGTTCGACGCCCTGATCGGTGTTTCGAAGACGGTGGCGGCGGATATTCTGAATTGGCTTGAAACCGTCAATCCCGAACGCAGCCGTCCGGTCGCCGTGGGCTGGTACCATAACGGGGCGGATATCGCCCGGTCGTGGCCGTCGCAAGGCCTGCCCGCGCAAGCCCAGGCGGTCCTGGAACAACTGCGGGCCCATCCGTCGTTTCTGATGGTCGGCACCCTTGAGCCCCGCAAGGGGCATGCCCAGACATTGGCGGCTTTCGAGCAACTGTGGCGGAAGGGGCTCGAGGCCAATCTGGTGATCGTGGGCAAGCAGGGATGGATGAATGAAGATGTGGTGAACAGGCTGCGTCACCATCCCTTGGCTAATTCCCGGTTGTTCTTTCTGGAAAAGATCAGCGACGAATATTTGGAACAAGTCTATGAGGCGTCGGCCTGCCTGATCGCTGCCAGTGAGGGCGAGGGTTTCGGCTTGCCCCTGATCGAAGCGGCCCACCATCGGTTGCCCATCCTGGCGCGGGACCTTGCGGTCTTCCGGGAAGTGGCCGGCGGCCACGCCAGTTATTTCCCCGATGATCCCGACCCGGCGACCATCGCGGCGGCGGTGCGCCGTTGGCTGGAGGCATATGGCCAAGGCCGGCATGTTCGCGCTGACGACCTCAGTCACCAAACCTGGCAGGAAAGCGCGCGTCAGTTGTGGGACGCCATCCGGGATCGCAGCCGGTCCGTCGACTGGTCGATGCGGTCCCGGGATGACCACGTGTTTTGGGGAAGCGACCGGCGGTTGAACACCAGCTGCGGTTCACGTCACGGGCGCGACATTGTGACGACGAATACGCGGGGTTTCCTTTTTTTCGGTCCCTATCTGCCGTTGCGGCCAGGAACCTATCGATTGACGGTCAGGGGACATGCCGGGCACATGACCGGCGAGGAGTTCCTGGACATCAGCGGCAAGGCGGGTAGCCGCACCTTGGTTCGATATGACGTCGGCGACCTGCTGCCGCTTGCCGATCCCATGGAAATCGGCGGCCTTGTCACAGTCGATGAGCCCATCGCCGATTTCGAGATCCGCTTTTTCGTCGTGGAAGAGACCGTGTGCACGGTATCGGAGATCCGGATGGAGTGGCTGGCGGACAGTCCGTCCGGGTCCTGA